GCGATCGCGCAGCGTGCATCGGATGAGTTGGCACACCTTAAACAAGGTACCAGCGGGCAGACCGCGCCCGCTGCTTTATTTCAACATCCAGCAGCCGAATAAAAGCTAATCAACGCTTAAGTGTTATTTGTAGGTTCATCAGCACCAGATTTGACAGCTCAGCATGAATATCCTTGCGCGCCCTATTGGTCTCTTCACAAATCGGATCAACTTCACCAACTGACTTGAGGAACGCAGACGCTCCTTCCTTACACTCGGGCAAAAAGCTGAAATGGTCCGAATCACTGACTGTGACATAGGTACTGTTTGGAACGAGTGTCGCCAAATGATCTGCTTGAACCGCAGTTGGAACGTCTCCTTCACGACCAAGATTGATAAAGCTCATTGGAATTTTGATTTCTTTGAGACTTTGCGCCACATAGGCTTGCGCCAAACCCGGATCGATCATCACAGCAGCCTTGATACGCGTATCGAGGTTTGACTGTTCAAAACGCGCCTTATCGACACGACGCAGATCAAGCTTTTCAACGTCCACAGCCTCACCTTCGGCATAGCCCCGACCGCCTGAGTACCACGCACAATCCCATTTCGTGTAAGTGTCGCAGTAGCGTGCATAACTTTCCAGACTGGCTCGAGCACCGGCAATTTCCATTGCGGTTGAGCCGCCGAGCGAAAAGCCGACGACGCCGATACGATCCGCATCTATATGATCTGCCCAGTCTGAATTGCCGGTCAGATAATTGATGACAGTGGACAGGTCCTGTGTGCGCTCCCAAAGCTTTGGCGTATCAGCAGGTAGGGAGTCACCAGAAGTCGTGCCGGGATGATTGGGGCCAGCAA
The genomic region above belongs to Ochrobactrum quorumnocens and contains:
- a CDS encoding alpha/beta hydrolase family protein, giving the protein MSRFNLLFSAIAIGTTFAAFTTFAADVGVRTFEVPSQARGKNLTVTLWYPATGARKPVLFGDDRIFKGSAASKDAPFDSGQFPLVIFSHGSGGRTEAMGWLAVELAKAGFIVAGPNHPGTTSGDSLPADTPKLWERTQDLSTVINYLTGNSDWADHIDADRIGVVGFSLGGSTAMEIAGARASLESYARYCDTYTKWDCAWYSGGRGYAEGEAVDVEKLDLRRVDKARFEQSNLDTRIKAAVMIDPGLAQAYVAQSLKEIKIPMSFINLGREGDVPTAVQADHLATLVPNSTYVTVSDSDHFSFLPECKEGASAFLKSVGEVDPICEETNRARKDIHAELSNLVLMNLQITLKR